The following proteins come from a genomic window of Kitasatospora sp. NBC_01246:
- a CDS encoding glycoside hydrolase family 13 protein — MTQNLADTSRPAADATAHEASTGASRGWWRDAVIYQVYPRSFADSNGDGMGDLPGIRSRLPYLRDLGVDAVWLSPFYASPQADAGYDVADYRAVDPMFGTLLDADALIRDAHGLGLRIIVDLVPNHSSDRHEWFQRALREGPSSPLRERYHFRPGKGENGELPPNDWESIFGGPAWTRTENPDGTPGDWYLHLFAPEQPDFNWENGAVADEFRSILRFWLDMGVDGFRIDVAHGLVKAPGLPDIGGGDQLRLLGNDVMPFFDQDGVHEIYRSWRKILDEYPGQRIGVAEAWTPTVERTANYVRPDELHQAFNFQYLGTSWDAAELRSVIDLSLDSMRPVDAPATWVLSNHDVTRHSTRFANPPGLGTQIRTPGDRALGLRRARAATLLMLALPGSAYVYQGEELGLPDVTDLPDEVRQDPSFFRKAGQDGYRDGCRVPIPWSGTEAPYGFGPTPGGPSWLPQPAEWAGLSVEAQTGDPTSTLELYRSALAIRREQSGLGAGTGVEWLASPEGTLVFRRGSFVCTVNTTAEPVRIPAPGRLLLSSADAAPEAADAGGEAVLGPDSTDWWAV, encoded by the coding sequence ATGACCCAGAACCTGGCCGACACCTCCCGGCCCGCCGCCGACGCCACCGCCCACGAGGCAAGCACCGGCGCGTCCAGAGGCTGGTGGCGGGATGCGGTCATCTACCAGGTGTACCCGCGCAGTTTCGCCGACTCCAACGGCGACGGCATGGGCGACCTGCCCGGCATCCGCAGCCGTCTGCCCTACCTGCGCGACCTCGGCGTGGACGCCGTCTGGCTCTCGCCGTTCTACGCCTCCCCGCAGGCCGACGCCGGCTACGACGTGGCCGACTACCGCGCGGTGGACCCGATGTTCGGCACCCTGCTGGACGCCGACGCGCTGATCCGCGACGCGCACGGGCTGGGCCTGCGGATCATCGTGGACCTCGTCCCCAACCACTCCTCCGACCGGCACGAGTGGTTCCAGCGCGCCCTGCGCGAGGGCCCGTCCTCCCCGCTGCGCGAGCGCTACCACTTCCGCCCCGGCAAGGGCGAGAACGGCGAGCTGCCGCCCAACGACTGGGAGTCCATCTTCGGCGGCCCGGCCTGGACCCGCACCGAGAACCCCGACGGCACCCCCGGTGACTGGTACCTGCACCTGTTCGCGCCCGAGCAGCCCGACTTCAACTGGGAGAACGGGGCCGTCGCCGACGAGTTCCGCTCGATCCTGCGGTTCTGGCTGGACATGGGCGTCGACGGATTCCGGATCGACGTCGCCCACGGCCTGGTCAAGGCCCCCGGCCTGCCCGACATCGGCGGCGGCGACCAGCTGAGGCTGCTCGGCAACGACGTCATGCCGTTCTTCGACCAGGACGGCGTGCACGAGATCTACCGCAGCTGGCGGAAGATCCTCGACGAGTACCCGGGGCAGCGGATCGGCGTCGCCGAGGCGTGGACCCCGACCGTCGAGCGCACCGCCAACTACGTGCGCCCCGACGAGCTGCACCAGGCCTTCAACTTCCAGTACCTGGGCACCTCCTGGGACGCCGCCGAGCTGCGCTCGGTGATCGACCTGTCGCTCGACTCGATGCGCCCGGTCGACGCCCCCGCCACCTGGGTGCTCTCGAACCACGACGTCACCCGGCACAGCACCCGGTTCGCCAACCCGCCGGGCCTGGGCACCCAGATCCGCACCCCCGGCGACCGCGCGCTCGGCCTGCGCCGGGCCCGCGCCGCCACCCTGCTGATGCTCGCGCTGCCCGGCTCGGCGTACGTCTACCAGGGCGAGGAGCTCGGCCTGCCGGACGTCACCGACCTGCCCGACGAGGTCCGCCAGGACCCGTCCTTCTTCCGCAAGGCCGGCCAGGACGGCTACCGCGACGGCTGCCGGGTGCCGATCCCGTGGTCCGGCACCGAGGCCCCGTACGGCTTCGGCCCGACCCCGGGCGGCCCCAGCTGGCTGCCGCAGCCGGCCGAGTGGGCCGGGCTCAGCGTCGAGGCGCAGACCGGTGACCCGACGTCGACCCTGGAGCTCTACCGCAGCGCGCTGGCCATCCGCCGGGAGCAGTCCGGGCTGGGCGCCGGCACCGGGGTCGAGTGGCTGGCGAGCCCCGAGGGCACCCTGGTCTTCCGCCGCGGCTCCTTCGTCTGCACGGTGAACACCACCGCCGAGCCGGTGCGGATACCCGCGCCGGGCCGGCTGCTGCTGTCCTCCGCGGACGCCGCGCCGGAGGCCGCCGACGCCGGCGGCGAAGCGGTCCTCGGACCGGACAGCACCGACTGGTGGGCGGTCTGA
- a CDS encoding LacI family DNA-binding transcriptional regulator — MTTARLSDIAAQAGVSEATVSRVLNGKANVSAATRQTVLAALDVLGYERPTRLRQRSAGLIGLITPELSNPIFPALAQVIEQVLSRHGYTPVLCTQTPGGSTEDELVEMLVDRGVAGIVFVSGLHADTTADHDRYARLTGRQVPFVLINGFSEKIDAPFISPDDRAAMWMAVQHLAELGHERIGLAVGQKRYVPVLRKIEGFTAALREVLGRTEEQARELVHHTLFSVEGGHAAAGALLDKGCTAIVCGSDMMALGAIRAVRQRGLSVPQDVSVVGFDDSPLIAFTEPPLTTIRQPVEAMATAAVDALLEEVGANAAQRGEFMFQPELVMRGSTGACAR, encoded by the coding sequence GTGACTACGGCGCGACTATCAGACATCGCGGCGCAGGCGGGGGTCAGCGAAGCCACCGTCTCCCGCGTACTCAACGGCAAGGCGAACGTTTCCGCCGCCACCCGGCAGACCGTGCTGGCGGCGCTGGACGTGCTCGGCTACGAGCGGCCGACCAGGCTGCGCCAGCGCAGTGCGGGACTGATCGGGCTGATCACCCCGGAACTGAGCAACCCGATCTTCCCCGCGCTGGCCCAGGTGATCGAGCAGGTGCTGAGCCGGCACGGGTACACCCCGGTGCTCTGCACCCAGACGCCCGGCGGCTCCACCGAGGACGAACTGGTGGAGATGCTGGTCGACCGGGGCGTGGCGGGCATCGTGTTCGTCTCCGGCCTGCACGCGGACACCACCGCTGACCACGACCGGTACGCCCGGCTGACCGGCCGGCAGGTGCCGTTCGTCCTGATCAACGGCTTCAGCGAGAAGATCGACGCGCCGTTCATCTCGCCGGACGACCGGGCCGCGATGTGGATGGCCGTCCAGCACCTGGCCGAGCTCGGCCACGAGCGGATCGGCCTCGCGGTCGGGCAGAAGCGGTACGTCCCCGTGCTGCGGAAGATCGAGGGCTTCACGGCGGCCCTGCGGGAAGTCCTCGGCCGGACCGAGGAACAGGCCCGGGAGCTCGTCCACCACACGCTGTTCAGCGTGGAGGGCGGGCACGCGGCAGCCGGCGCACTGCTCGACAAGGGCTGTACGGCGATCGTCTGCGGCAGCGACATGATGGCGCTCGGGGCGATCCGCGCGGTGCGCCAGCGGGGGCTGTCCGTGCCGCAGGACGTCTCGGTGGTCGGGTTCGACGACTCGCCGCTGATAGCTTTCACCGAGCCGCCGCTGACCACCATCCGCCAGCCGGTCGAGGCGATGGCCACCGCCGCCGTCGACGCCCTGCTGGAGGAGGTCGGCGCGAACGCCGCCCAGCGCGGTGAGTTCATGTTCCAGCCGGAGCTGGTGATGCGCGGTTCCACGGGCGCCTGCGCCCGCTGA
- a CDS encoding transglycosylase family protein, protein MGEDRVTMLPTNGTRLSGRTRRAIATLGVVGIGLTIPCLTAGSASAASVATWDKVAQCESTGNWSINTGNGFYGGLQFTNSTWAAFGGTSYAARADLATKDQQIAVAEKVLAVQGPGAWPVCSVQAGLTKGGTPAAVDTATAAKPAAPKATPAPAQTPAPAAKPAAPKAAPKAAETPAAADSAQQSQGRNWQQYRQDAQASSDYTVVAGDWLSSIADKNNVQGGWERLYELNRGTLGDGPHVIYPGQHLSLGDRAKTRASDESDQGFDWFNRSSGATGKADGSTATATKPAAQTQAPAAKPAAQASAEAPAQAATGSMAAAVSFAQSKVGQAYVYGGTGNGGWDCSGLTQAALRAAGVSVPRVAADQAAASTHVSLDALKAGDLLFWSNNGQDSGVYHVALYIGDGKYVEAANPSVGVRTQTIANWAPDFAGRV, encoded by the coding sequence GTGGGAGAGGACCGCGTCACCATGCTGCCCACCAACGGCACCCGCCTGTCCGGCCGCACCCGTCGAGCGATCGCCACCCTCGGCGTCGTCGGCATCGGCCTCACCATCCCCTGCCTCACCGCCGGCTCCGCCTCGGCCGCCTCGGTCGCCACCTGGGACAAGGTCGCCCAGTGCGAGAGCACCGGCAACTGGAGCATCAACACCGGCAACGGTTTCTACGGCGGCCTCCAGTTCACCAACTCCACCTGGGCGGCGTTCGGCGGCACCAGCTACGCCGCGCGTGCCGACCTCGCCACCAAGGACCAGCAGATCGCGGTCGCCGAGAAGGTGCTCGCCGTCCAGGGCCCCGGCGCCTGGCCCGTCTGCTCCGTCCAGGCCGGTCTGACCAAGGGCGGCACCCCGGCCGCCGTCGACACCGCGACCGCCGCCAAGCCGGCCGCCCCGAAGGCCACCCCGGCCCCGGCGCAGACCCCCGCCCCCGCCGCCAAGCCGGCCGCGCCCAAGGCCGCCCCGAAGGCCGCCGAGACCCCGGCCGCCGCCGACTCCGCCCAGCAGTCGCAGGGCCGGAACTGGCAGCAGTACCGTCAGGACGCGCAGGCCTCCTCCGACTACACCGTGGTCGCGGGCGACTGGCTCTCCTCGATCGCCGACAAGAACAACGTCCAGGGCGGCTGGGAGCGGCTCTACGAGCTCAACCGCGGCACCCTCGGCGACGGCCCGCACGTCATCTACCCGGGCCAGCACCTGAGCCTGGGCGACCGCGCGAAGACCCGGGCCTCGGACGAGTCCGACCAGGGCTTCGACTGGTTCAACCGCTCCTCGGGCGCCACCGGCAAGGCCGACGGCTCCACCGCGACCGCCACCAAGCCGGCCGCGCAGACCCAGGCTCCGGCCGCCAAGCCCGCCGCCCAGGCGTCGGCCGAGGCGCCGGCCCAGGCCGCCACCGGCAGCATGGCCGCCGCGGTCTCCTTCGCCCAGTCGAAGGTCGGCCAGGCCTACGTCTACGGCGGTACCGGCAACGGCGGTTGGGACTGCTCCGGCCTGACCCAGGCCGCGCTGCGCGCCGCGGGCGTCTCCGTCCCGCGGGTCGCCGCCGACCAGGCCGCCGCCAGCACCCACGTCTCGCTGGACGCCCTCAAGGCCGGCGACCTGCTGTTCTGGTCCAACAACGGCCAGGACTCGGGCGTCTACCACGTCGCGCTCTACATCGGCGACGGCAAGTACGTCGAGGCCGCCAACCCGAGCGTGGGCGTGCGGACCCAGACCATCGCCAACTGGGCCCCGGACTTCGCCGGCCGGGTCTGA
- a CDS encoding DUF397 domain-containing protein, which produces MHDRYDTYNGMAAADLKDVVWQKSLHSNSQGNCVEFAALPGGDVAMRNSRFPDGPALIYTRAEIAALLLGAKDGEFDHLAV; this is translated from the coding sequence ATGCACGACAGGTACGACACGTACAACGGGATGGCGGCGGCGGACCTCAAGGACGTGGTCTGGCAGAAGAGCCTCCACAGCAACTCCCAGGGCAACTGCGTCGAGTTCGCCGCGCTCCCGGGGGGCGACGTGGCGATGCGCAACTCGCGCTTTCCCGATGGTCCGGCACTGATCTACACCCGGGCCGAGATCGCGGCGCTGCTGCTGGGCGCCAAGGACGGGGAGTTCGACCACCTGGCGGTCTGA
- a CDS encoding ATP-binding protein, which produces MSTGTALAVDPHVVTCTLAPRYEAVRTARDFARTALQRWGLGELFDDVALVASELVTNALRHAIGACPGATGGALDDYDFPTQPAPEGRLPIRISLVHRAPQVVCAVSDPSSTGPVAREADFVAESGRGLHLVDSFSRSWGWHPLGGGKVVWALFEPEAGALAELGGRHRRSA; this is translated from the coding sequence ATGAGCACCGGTACGGCCTTGGCAGTCGATCCCCATGTGGTCACCTGTACGCTCGCCCCTCGCTACGAAGCCGTCAGAACCGCGCGCGACTTCGCCAGGACCGCTCTTCAGCGCTGGGGACTGGGCGAACTGTTCGACGACGTCGCGCTGGTGGCCTCGGAACTGGTGACCAACGCCCTGCGGCACGCCATCGGCGCGTGCCCCGGTGCGACGGGCGGCGCGCTCGACGACTACGACTTTCCCACCCAGCCCGCTCCCGAGGGGCGGCTACCGATCCGAATAAGCCTGGTGCACCGCGCACCGCAGGTGGTCTGCGCGGTCAGCGACCCCAGCAGCACCGGGCCGGTGGCCCGGGAGGCGGACTTCGTCGCCGAATCGGGTCGCGGGCTGCACCTGGTGGACTCGTTCAGCCGGTCCTGGGGCTGGCACCCGCTGGGCGGCGGCAAGGTGGTCTGGGCACTGTTCGAGCCCGAGGCCGGCGCGCTGGCGGAGCTCGGCGGGCGGCACCGCCGCTCGGCCTAG
- a CDS encoding helix-turn-helix domain-containing protein has product MTTVQPGGGSMVRRILLGSQLRRLREARGITREDAGYAIRASESKISRMELGRVSFKERDVADLLSLYGVDDGGEREALLGLVREANKSGWWHSFNDVLPGWFQTYVGLEEAAALIRTYEVQFIPGLLQSEEYARAVFGQSRPVISEDEVERRVSLRLRRQKLLAEGSSPRLWAVIDEAALRRPVGGPKVMRGQVQYLIDVAEQANVVIQVMPFRFGAHAGESGAFTILRFPEQDLADVVYLEQLTSALYLDKRDDVDAYIQVMERLCVDSLTPERTIDLLASILKER; this is encoded by the coding sequence ATGACCACAGTTCAGCCGGGCGGCGGCTCGATGGTCCGCCGGATCCTCCTCGGCTCCCAGCTGCGCCGCCTCCGTGAGGCGCGCGGCATCACCCGCGAGGACGCGGGCTATGCGATCCGCGCCTCCGAGTCGAAGATCAGCCGCATGGAGCTCGGCCGCGTCAGCTTCAAGGAGCGCGACGTCGCCGATCTGCTCAGCCTCTACGGCGTGGACGACGGCGGTGAGCGCGAGGCCCTGCTCGGCCTGGTCCGGGAGGCCAACAAGTCCGGCTGGTGGCACAGCTTCAACGACGTGCTGCCGGGCTGGTTCCAGACCTATGTCGGCCTGGAGGAGGCCGCCGCACTGATCCGCACCTACGAGGTCCAGTTCATCCCCGGCCTGCTGCAGTCCGAGGAGTACGCACGGGCGGTTTTCGGTCAGAGTCGTCCGGTGATCAGCGAGGACGAGGTCGAGCGGCGGGTGAGCCTGCGGCTGCGCCGCCAGAAGCTGCTCGCCGAGGGCAGCAGCCCCCGGCTCTGGGCGGTCATCGACGAGGCGGCCCTGCGCCGGCCGGTCGGCGGCCCCAAGGTGATGCGCGGTCAGGTGCAGTACCTGATCGACGTCGCCGAGCAGGCCAACGTGGTGATCCAGGTGATGCCGTTCCGCTTCGGCGCCCACGCCGGGGAGTCCGGGGCGTTCACGATCCTGCGCTTCCCCGAGCAGGACCTCGCCGACGTGGTGTACCTGGAGCAGCTCACCAGCGCGCTCTACCTCGACAAGCGCGACGACGTCGACGCGTACATCCAGGTCATGGAGCGGCTCTGCGTCGACAGCCTGACGCCGGAGCGCACCATCGACCTGCTGGCGTCGATCCTCAAGGAGCGCTGA
- a CDS encoding TetR/AcrR family transcriptional regulator, which yields MRQRSRRRIMRATVELVDEHGYAGTTLTDIAERAGLARGLLSYYFDGKRLLMQSATHRMMHLALSAALDAMEPGSSPEARLARAIDTVLGLAMDHPRVMRSHLALILDPDTGAFVQDPEQRQLGAILQGLLRDWGAPDPLAEHAVLRSALMGGCIGVLLPGAELPLALIRADLFGRYGLDWPLGLPPQPQPPERERPPARG from the coding sequence ATGCGTCAACGCTCCCGCCGGCGCATCATGCGCGCCACCGTCGAACTCGTCGACGAGCACGGCTACGCGGGCACCACGCTGACCGACATCGCCGAGCGGGCCGGCCTCGCCCGCGGCCTGCTCTCGTACTACTTCGACGGCAAACGGCTGCTGATGCAGTCGGCGACCCACCGGATGATGCACCTGGCGCTGTCGGCCGCCCTGGACGCGATGGAACCCGGCTCCTCGCCGGAGGCCCGGCTGGCCCGCGCGATCGACACCGTGCTGGGGCTGGCGATGGACCACCCCCGGGTGATGCGCTCGCACCTCGCGCTCATCCTGGACCCGGACACCGGCGCCTTCGTCCAGGACCCGGAGCAGCGGCAGCTCGGCGCGATCCTCCAGGGGCTGCTGCGCGACTGGGGCGCGCCCGACCCGCTCGCCGAGCACGCGGTGCTGCGCAGCGCGCTGATGGGCGGCTGCATCGGGGTGCTGCTGCCGGGTGCCGAACTGCCGCTGGCGCTGATCCGCGCCGACCTGTTCGGCCGCTACGGCCTGGACTGGCCGCTCGGCCTCCCCCCGCAGCCGCAGCCGCCGGAACGCGAACGGCCGCCGGCCCGCGGGTGA
- a CDS encoding MFS transporter, with the protein MTTATVPATDDPSASGLRWTPRLWGTLIVLCAAMFLDALDVSMVGVALPSIGSELHLSTSALQWVVSGYVLGYGGLLLLGGRAADLLGRRRVFLVALGVFAGASLLGGLVDDGGLLIAARFLKGVSAAFTAPAGLSIITTTFAEGPARNRALSIYTTCGASGFSLGLVLSGLLTSVGWRWTFLMPVPVALLALLFAIRLLPRPVEERAKGGYDVLGAITGTLTVLLLVFTVTEAQGAGWLSLRTLGSLVVVAALAAAFLVTESRTAHPLVRLGIFRNGSVARANVIAFTMTGAYGGFQFVVTLYLQHLLGWSALQMALGLLPAGAFIALSAPFMGPIVDRFGTGRLLPIGLLALTAAFALFLRLDEHSSYLTLVLPSMILLGVGFALAFPSVNIAATDGVGDEEQGLASGLVNTAIQVGTAVVLAGATAMITAGSGGGDGAQAQLDGYRPALVLITGIAALGFLIATAGAVLDRRKRSTPVSVPDYDYPSVDLADRRDEVLTKS; encoded by the coding sequence ATGACCACCGCGACCGTCCCCGCAACCGACGACCCGTCAGCCTCCGGGCTGCGCTGGACCCCCCGCCTCTGGGGCACCCTGATCGTGCTCTGTGCCGCGATGTTCCTGGACGCCCTCGACGTCTCCATGGTCGGCGTCGCCCTCCCGTCCATCGGCTCCGAACTCCACCTCTCCACCTCCGCGCTGCAATGGGTGGTCTCCGGCTACGTCCTCGGCTACGGCGGGCTGCTGCTGCTCGGCGGGCGCGCCGCCGACCTGCTCGGCCGGCGCCGGGTGTTCCTGGTCGCCCTCGGCGTCTTCGCGGGCGCCTCACTGCTCGGCGGCCTGGTCGACGACGGCGGCCTGCTGATCGCCGCCCGCTTCCTCAAGGGCGTCAGCGCGGCCTTCACCGCGCCCGCCGGCCTGTCGATCATCACCACCACGTTCGCAGAGGGCCCGGCCCGCAACCGGGCACTCTCCATCTACACCACCTGCGGCGCCAGCGGCTTCTCGCTCGGCCTGGTGCTCAGCGGCCTGCTCACCTCGGTCGGCTGGCGCTGGACCTTCCTGATGCCCGTCCCGGTCGCCCTGCTGGCCCTGCTCTTCGCAATCCGGCTGCTCCCCCGCCCGGTCGAGGAGCGGGCCAAGGGCGGGTACGACGTGCTCGGCGCGATCACCGGCACGCTCACCGTGCTGCTCCTGGTCTTCACCGTCACCGAGGCGCAGGGCGCCGGCTGGCTGAGCCTGCGCACCCTCGGCTCGCTCGTCGTGGTCGCCGCCCTGGCCGCCGCCTTCCTAGTCACCGAGAGCCGCACCGCCCACCCGCTGGTCCGGCTCGGCATCTTCCGCAACGGCTCGGTCGCCCGGGCCAACGTGATCGCCTTCACCATGACCGGCGCCTACGGCGGCTTCCAGTTCGTGGTCACCCTCTACCTCCAGCACCTGCTCGGCTGGTCGGCCCTGCAGATGGCGCTCGGACTGCTCCCGGCCGGTGCCTTCATCGCGCTGTCGGCCCCGTTCATGGGCCCGATCGTGGACCGCTTCGGCACCGGCCGGCTGCTGCCGATCGGCCTGCTCGCCCTGACCGCCGCCTTCGCGCTGTTCCTGCGGCTGGACGAGCACAGCTCGTACCTCACCCTGGTGCTGCCGTCGATGATCCTGCTGGGCGTCGGCTTCGCCCTGGCCTTCCCCTCGGTGAACATCGCCGCCACCGACGGCGTGGGCGACGAGGAGCAGGGCCTGGCCTCCGGGCTGGTCAACACCGCGATCCAGGTCGGTACGGCCGTGGTGCTCGCCGGGGCCACCGCGATGATCACCGCGGGCAGTGGCGGAGGGGACGGTGCCCAGGCCCAGCTGGACGGCTACCGGCCCGCCCTGGTCCTCATCACCGGGATCGCCGCGCTGGGCTTCCTGATCGCCACCGCGGGCGCCGTGCTCGACCGGCGCAAGCGGTCAACTCCCGTGTCCGTCCCGGACTATGATTATCCGTCCGTCGACCTGGCTGACCGGCGGGACGAGGTCCTGACCAAGAGCTGA
- a CDS encoding MarR family winged helix-turn-helix transcriptional regulator, protein MAELDSPAEAGLVAEWRDLLARHAATSCALDRELGEKYDLGVSEFEVLERLVEERDSAVGHQLRVQELADTVHLSQSALSRLIGRLEKAGLVTRAMCPNDRRGIQVALTEAGCRRYAEARPLHREVLARTLGSPVSPGTPCGEPSSA, encoded by the coding sequence GTGGCTGAACTCGACTCTCCGGCGGAGGCAGGTCTGGTCGCCGAATGGCGAGACCTGCTGGCCCGCCATGCCGCGACGTCCTGTGCGCTCGATCGCGAGCTGGGTGAGAAGTACGACCTGGGCGTGAGCGAGTTCGAGGTGCTGGAGCGCCTGGTCGAGGAGCGCGACAGCGCGGTCGGCCACCAGCTGCGGGTCCAGGAGCTGGCCGACACCGTCCATCTGAGCCAGAGCGCGCTCTCGCGGCTGATCGGCCGGCTGGAGAAGGCCGGGCTGGTGACGCGTGCGATGTGCCCCAACGACCGGCGCGGCATCCAGGTGGCGCTCACCGAGGCCGGCTGCCGGCGCTACGCCGAGGCCCGGCCGCTGCACCGCGAGGTGCTCGCGCGCACGCTCGGCTCCCCGGTCTCTCCCGGCACCCCTTGCGGGGAGCCGTCGTCGGCCTGA
- a CDS encoding M56 family metallopeptidase, giving the protein MTALLGLLLLGLLLSTVAPRLLARARWAEREPVLALLVWQCLVVAVLLCCALSLVLAASAALPELRVLLFTGAPHGVEAAYALQDAEGWGRLCAAVLAAGGVQTVLALTREVRSAKALRNRRHAQLASRAPELPGSIDTLKHRRERLVVLENVRPEAWSLPGHNSRLVVTTGALQQLTDRELAAVLSHERGHVRARHHWLSQCSQALASGFPGVGVFSAFRDQVGELVELAADDRAARRHGRHTTAVALAELNLDRGVFGSCPPGLAQSPKRVDRLLAGRPRLPVTHRLRLTLAALAAPAAAVLLAAAPGLSTLF; this is encoded by the coding sequence ATGACGGCCCTGCTCGGCCTGCTGCTGCTCGGACTGCTGCTCTCGACCGTGGCGCCCCGGCTGCTGGCCCGGGCCCGCTGGGCCGAGCGCGAACCCGTGCTGGCCCTGCTGGTCTGGCAGTGCCTGGTGGTCGCCGTCCTGCTGTGCTGCGCCCTGAGCCTGGTCCTGGCCGCCTCGGCCGCCCTGCCGGAGCTGCGGGTACTGCTCTTCACCGGCGCGCCGCACGGCGTGGAGGCCGCGTACGCGCTCCAGGACGCCGAGGGCTGGGGGCGGCTCTGTGCCGCGGTCCTGGCGGCGGGCGGCGTGCAGACCGTGCTGGCACTGACCCGCGAAGTCCGCTCGGCGAAGGCCCTGCGCAATCGGCGGCACGCCCAACTGGCGAGCCGGGCTCCCGAGTTGCCGGGGTCCATCGACACCCTGAAGCACCGCCGGGAGCGGCTGGTGGTGCTGGAGAACGTCCGCCCGGAGGCCTGGTCGCTGCCCGGCCACAACTCCCGGCTGGTGGTCACCACCGGAGCCCTCCAGCAGCTGACGGACCGGGAGTTGGCCGCCGTGCTGAGCCATGAGCGCGGACACGTCCGGGCCCGGCACCACTGGCTGTCGCAGTGCTCGCAGGCCCTCGCCTCGGGCTTCCCCGGGGTCGGCGTGTTCAGCGCCTTCCGGGACCAGGTGGGCGAACTCGTGGAGCTGGCCGCGGACGACCGGGCGGCCCGCCGGCACGGGCGGCACACCACCGCCGTGGCGCTGGCCGAACTCAACCTGGACCGCGGGGTGTTCGGCTCCTGCCCGCCGGGGCTGGCGCAGTCCCCGAAGCGGGTGGACCGGCTGCTCGCCGGGCGGCCCCGGCTGCCCGTCACCCACCGGCTGCGGCTCACCCTGGCCGCGCTCGCCGCGCCGGCCGCCGCCGTCCTGCTGGCCGCCGCACCGGGACTCTCGACCCTGTTCTGA
- a CDS encoding DUF5134 domain-containing protein — protein sequence MHGPVLVSWLLAALTATSGAYCLSRLGRTPCAADAGAGRGHAHESDAAEALMGLGMAAMALAGAAVPAVLWVWLFGFPAVLFLLAAARDRTGRGHRLHHAVGGLAMTYMALAMAAAPAHGHHHGASAGAPLLTGALLLYFGGYSLWAGSHLLAAPGGQVSGSLRTAGLPRACRLAMGLGMFAMLLTM from the coding sequence TTGCACGGTCCAGTGCTGGTCAGTTGGCTGCTGGCCGCCCTCACCGCCACGTCCGGTGCCTACTGCCTCAGCCGCCTGGGCCGCACCCCGTGCGCGGCGGACGCCGGGGCGGGCCGCGGCCATGCCCACGAGTCGGACGCCGCCGAGGCCCTGATGGGGCTCGGGATGGCGGCCATGGCCCTCGCCGGGGCCGCCGTCCCCGCCGTGCTCTGGGTCTGGCTGTTCGGCTTCCCCGCGGTGCTCTTCCTGCTGGCCGCCGCCCGCGACCGGACCGGGCGCGGCCACCGGCTGCACCACGCGGTCGGCGGACTGGCGATGACGTACATGGCGCTCGCGATGGCGGCCGCGCCGGCCCACGGCCATCACCACGGCGCGAGCGCCGGGGCCCCGCTGCTGACCGGCGCGCTGCTGCTCTACTTCGGCGGCTACTCGCTCTGGGCCGGCAGCCACCTGCTGGCCGCACCGGGCGGCCAGGTGTCCGGGAGCCTGCGCACCGCCGGGCTGCCCCGGGCCTGCCGACTGGCGATGGGCCTGGGCATGTTCGCCATGCTCCTGACGATGTGA